In a single window of the Chiloscyllium plagiosum isolate BGI_BamShark_2017 chromosome 32, ASM401019v2, whole genome shotgun sequence genome:
- the LOC122539560 gene encoding complexin-1 yields MDFVMKQALGGATKDMGKMLGGDEEKDPDAEKKEEERLEAIRQAEEERAGKYAKMEAEREVMRQGIRDKYGIKKKEEKEAEAMAAMEAQAEGSLTRPKKAIPAGCGDEEEEEESILDTVLKYLPGPLQDMFKK; encoded by the exons GAGCCACCAAAGACATGGGAAAAATGTTGGGTGGTGATGAAGAGAAGGATCCAGATGCTGAgaaaaaggaagaagaaagattAGAAGCTATTCGACAAGCAGAGGAAGAACGTGCAGGAAAATACGCAAAAATGGAGGCTGAACGGGAAGTAATGCGACAAGGAATCCGTGACAAG TATGGGattaaaaagaaagaggaaaaggaagCAGAGGCAATGGCAGCCATGGAGGCTCAGGCAGAGGGAAGTTTGACACGGCCCAAGAAAGCGATTCCTGCTGGCTGTGGGGacgaagaggaggaagaagaaagtaTTCTGGACACTGTCTTAAAATATCTTCCAGGGCCTCTCCAAGATATGTTTAAGAAGTAA